The Corynebacterium suranareeae genome window below encodes:
- a CDS encoding helix-turn-helix transcriptional regulator: protein MSDRKEDLERQINLTFAFLSANSYSRKFLTQAWIRDNVGDYKGLSDTAFRKKLQRDFAYLRRVGVPIEQFMVTSGVAEGQQAYRLAQDSYQLPEVEFTPDEAAVLGMAGEMGQNQELGAFARSGWTKLAAAGAQRDLSTSTAITNAGDLGSLSAKTLDAIIKARHVGKQISFNYRRSLTDPATIRHMDPWGLVPERDRIYLVGFDLDRQSPRTFRITRISDITLGAESTHPMPEGTNLQDLVRAQLRTKSMLIDATLRITPDRAVELRAAGVEGVDNTWHFSDVDRDWLVRTAAAHAPEAIVLEPQDVVEDVVALLRAAINEVA, encoded by the coding sequence ATGTCGGATCGGAAGGAAGATCTCGAGCGTCAGATTAATTTGACGTTTGCGTTTTTAAGCGCCAACTCCTACTCCCGGAAGTTTCTCACCCAAGCGTGGATTAGGGACAATGTCGGTGATTATAAAGGCCTTTCCGATACCGCATTTAGAAAGAAACTCCAGCGCGATTTCGCCTATTTGCGCAGGGTAGGCGTGCCGATTGAACAGTTCATGGTCACCTCAGGTGTGGCTGAAGGTCAACAGGCATACCGCCTCGCGCAAGATTCCTATCAGCTTCCCGAGGTTGAATTCACCCCAGATGAGGCCGCGGTGTTGGGCATGGCGGGGGAGATGGGGCAAAACCAAGAGCTCGGCGCGTTCGCGCGATCGGGCTGGACCAAGTTGGCGGCAGCCGGTGCGCAGCGTGATCTGTCTACCTCCACGGCGATTACCAACGCCGGTGATTTGGGGTCTTTATCCGCGAAAACCTTGGACGCGATCATCAAGGCTAGGCACGTCGGCAAGCAAATTAGCTTTAACTACCGGCGCTCGCTGACTGATCCCGCGACCATCAGGCACATGGATCCGTGGGGGCTGGTGCCTGAGCGCGATCGCATTTACCTGGTCGGATTCGATTTAGACCGCCAATCGCCACGCACATTCCGCATCACCCGCATCAGCGACATCACGCTCGGCGCAGAATCCACGCACCCCATGCCCGAGGGCACCAACCTCCAAGACCTAGTACGCGCCCAACTGCGCACCAAAAGCATGCTTATCGACGCTACCCTACGCATCACACCGGACCGCGCAGTGGAACTGCGCGCCGCAGGGGTCGAGGGAGTAGATAACACATGGCATTTTAGCGATGTTGATCGTGATTGGTTGGTGCGCACTGCAGCAGCCCATGCACCTGAAGCCATTGTGCTAGAGCCTCAGGATGTTGTTGAAGATGTCGTAGCGCTACTGCGTGCAGCTATCAACGAGGTGGCATAA
- the tatA gene encoding Sec-independent protein translocase subunit TatA: MSLGPWEIAIIVLLIIVLFGAKKLPDAARSIGRSMRIFKSEVKEMNKDNETPEQQQQPQNQVAPNQIEPPQPVQQPNFEQHYQGQQVQNPQQPQTPDYRQNYEDPNRSA; the protein is encoded by the coding sequence ATGTCCCTAGGACCTTGGGAAATTGCGATCATCGTTTTGTTGATCATCGTGCTGTTTGGCGCAAAGAAACTGCCAGATGCGGCACGTTCCATCGGCCGTTCCATGCGCATCTTCAAGTCTGAAGTCAAAGAGATGAACAAAGACAACGAGACCCCAGAACAACAGCAGCAGCCTCAAAACCAGGTTGCCCCAAACCAGATCGAGCCTCCTCAGCCTGTACAGCAGCCCAACTTTGAGCAGCACTACCAGGGTCAGCAGGTGCAGAATCCTCAGCAGCCACAGACCCCTGATTACCGTCAGAACTACGAGGACCCAAACCGTTCTGCATAG
- a CDS encoding helix-turn-helix transcriptional regulator, with translation MAKSSNKVSDLARQLNLLPYFTRHKGRTVMEAARDLGQPSTQIMEDLNRLWMCGLPGLFPGDLVELDLDYKEVKVHNAQGMDKPLRLTPTEAGVLLLTLESLESLPGLAKQDAVISAANKLRAIMGEYSSTVFDSTGEDQGAEILEVIREAMDVAKQVSFEYHSHRSDSTRLRQVSPAHIFTHEGETYIKAWEEAENDWRTFRLDRIHNIVLLDSKAIRPKRGAAVSTDDPFDFAKASDVATLLLREDAMWLANYMAMDVAEDSEPIQDGDGFSWYTVNFPLLSRGWFIRFAIGHAEHLKVTSPEDLQKCINQKAFSGLSAYDLDVE, from the coding sequence ATGGCGAAATCATCAAATAAAGTCAGTGACCTGGCCCGTCAGCTTAATTTATTGCCCTATTTCACCAGGCATAAAGGCCGAACCGTCATGGAGGCTGCTCGTGATTTGGGACAACCCTCCACCCAAATCATGGAGGATCTAAACAGACTGTGGATGTGTGGTCTTCCGGGGCTTTTTCCAGGTGACTTGGTTGAATTAGACCTTGATTACAAAGAGGTCAAAGTCCACAATGCCCAAGGCATGGACAAACCTTTGCGCCTTACACCCACCGAAGCCGGTGTGCTGCTTTTGACGTTAGAATCCTTGGAATCTTTACCTGGGTTGGCCAAACAAGACGCCGTTATCTCTGCGGCCAATAAATTGCGCGCAATCATGGGGGAGTATTCCTCCACCGTTTTTGATTCCACCGGTGAAGACCAAGGCGCAGAAATTTTAGAAGTTATCCGTGAAGCCATGGATGTGGCCAAGCAGGTGAGCTTTGAATACCACTCCCACCGATCAGATAGCACCAGATTGAGGCAGGTGAGCCCAGCACATATTTTCACCCATGAAGGCGAAACCTACATCAAAGCCTGGGAAGAAGCTGAAAACGATTGGCGGACCTTTAGGCTTGATCGCATCCACAACATCGTGCTTCTTGACAGCAAAGCAATACGCCCCAAACGCGGAGCTGCGGTATCAACTGATGATCCATTCGACTTTGCTAAAGCCTCCGATGTTGCCACATTGTTGCTGCGTGAGGACGCAATGTGGCTGGCGAATTACATGGCCATGGATGTTGCTGAAGATAGTGAGCCCATCCAAGACGGTGATGGATTCAGCTGGTACACAGTTAACTTCCCGTTGCTTTCGAGGGGCTGGTTCATCCGTTTCGCGATTGGCCATGCTGAGCATTTAAAAGTAACTAGTCCTGAAGATCTTCAAAAATGTATAAACCAAAAGGCTTTTAGCGGTTTGTCGGCGTATGATCTTGACGTAGAGTAA
- the tatC gene encoding twin-arginine translocase subunit TatC, with translation MTIVEHIKEFRRRLLIALAGILVGTIIGFIWYNTSVWQIPTLGELLRDPYCSLPAESRWAMSDSEECRLLATGPFDPFMLRLKVAALVGMVLGSPIWLSQLWGFITPGLMKNERRYTAIFVTIAVLLFVSGAVLAYFVVAYGLEFLLTIGGDTQAAALTGDKYFGFLLALLAIFGVSFEVPLVIGMLNVVGILPYDAIKDKRRMIIMILFVFAAFMTPGQDPFTMLVLALSLTVLVELAIQFCRINDKRRVKNRPEWLDSDDLSASPLDVSSGGEDAPSPVEAPEAVEPSQMQKPGGQASISYKPGRADFGDVL, from the coding sequence ATGACCATTGTCGAGCACATCAAAGAGTTTCGACGCCGCCTGCTCATCGCGCTTGCCGGCATCTTGGTTGGTACCATCATTGGCTTTATTTGGTACAACACCTCCGTGTGGCAAATCCCTACATTAGGTGAATTGCTCAGGGATCCGTATTGTTCTTTGCCTGCTGAATCCCGCTGGGCCATGAGTGACTCAGAAGAATGCCGTTTGCTTGCCACCGGCCCTTTTGATCCCTTCATGCTTCGCCTGAAAGTAGCAGCACTAGTGGGAATGGTTCTAGGATCCCCGATTTGGCTTAGTCAACTGTGGGGATTTATCACCCCAGGTTTGATGAAAAACGAGCGCCGATACACCGCCATCTTCGTCACCATTGCCGTGCTGTTGTTTGTCAGTGGTGCTGTTCTTGCGTACTTTGTGGTGGCGTACGGCCTGGAATTCTTGCTCACCATTGGTGGCGATACTCAGGCAGCGGCACTAACCGGTGATAAATACTTCGGGTTCCTTCTTGCCTTGCTGGCGATCTTCGGTGTGAGTTTCGAGGTCCCGCTCGTCATCGGCATGCTCAACGTGGTGGGTATCCTTCCATATGACGCCATTAAAGATAAGCGCCGCATGATCATCATGATTTTGTTTGTCTTCGCCGCGTTTATGACCCCTGGTCAAGATCCATTCACCATGTTGGTTCTGGCGCTATCACTAACAGTTCTAGTGGAGTTGGCGATCCAATTCTGCCGAATCAATGACAAACGTCGCGTGAAGAATCGTCCCGAGTGGTTGGACAGCGATGACCTTTCGGCGTCCCCGTTGGATGTATCTTCTGGTGGAGAAGACGCACCAAGTCCAGTCGAAGCCCCAGAGGCAGTAGAGCCTTCGCAGATGCAAAAGCCAGGTGGGCAGGCGTCGATAAGCTATAAACCCGGGCGCGCGGACTTCGGTGACGTGCTCTAG
- the pafA gene encoding Pup--protein ligase, with translation MGIETEYGITFVDGDTKKLRPDEIARTMFRPIVEKYSSSNIFIPNGSRLYLDVGSHPEYATAECDNLTQLINVEKAGDVIADRMAFDAEKTLAKEGIAGQVYLFKNNVDSVGNSYGCHENYLVGRSMPLKALGKRLMPFLITRQLICGAGRIHHPNPADKGETFPLGYCISQRSDHVWEGVSSATTRSRPIINTRDEPHADSHSYRRLHVIVGDANMAEPSIALKVGSTLLVLEMIEADFELPNLELANDIASIREISRDATGSTVLQLKDGTTMTALQIQQVVFEHAVQWLSERPEPEVSGTSNEEMSRVVDLWGRMLRAIESGDFSDVDTEIDWVIKKKLIDRFIQRGNLDLDDPKLAQVDLTYHDIRPGRGLFSVLQNRGMIKRWTTDEAIAAAIDTAPETTRAHLRGRILKTADSLGVPVTVDWMRHKVNRPEPQSVELGDPFAVENSEVDQLIEYMTVNADSYRS, from the coding sequence AATGTTTCGTCCCATCGTGGAGAAATATTCCAGTTCAAATATCTTCATTCCCAATGGTTCTAGGTTGTATCTTGATGTGGGTTCCCACCCGGAATATGCCACCGCGGAATGCGATAACTTAACTCAGCTGATCAACGTGGAAAAAGCTGGTGATGTTATCGCAGATCGCATGGCTTTTGATGCTGAGAAAACGTTGGCGAAAGAAGGCATTGCAGGGCAGGTGTACCTGTTTAAAAACAATGTCGATTCCGTAGGTAACTCCTATGGCTGCCACGAAAACTACCTTGTGGGCCGCTCCATGCCGCTTAAGGCATTGGGTAAAAGGTTGATGCCGTTTTTGATTACACGTCAGCTAATTTGTGGCGCAGGCAGGATCCATCACCCCAATCCTGCGGATAAAGGTGAAACGTTTCCCTTGGGTTACTGTATTTCGCAGCGCTCTGATCACGTATGGGAAGGCGTATCAAGTGCTACAACTAGATCGCGCCCCATCATTAACACCCGTGATGAACCGCATGCGGATTCTCACTCTTATCGCAGACTCCACGTCATTGTCGGTGATGCCAATATGGCAGAACCAAGCATTGCGTTGAAGGTTGGCTCCACGCTGTTGGTGTTAGAGATGATCGAGGCTGATTTCGAATTGCCCAATTTGGAGTTGGCCAATGATATTGCCTCCATTCGTGAGATTTCTCGCGATGCCACTGGCTCTACTGTTTTGCAGCTGAAAGATGGCACCACGATGACTGCCTTGCAGATCCAGCAGGTGGTTTTCGAGCATGCCGTCCAGTGGTTGTCCGAGCGCCCCGAACCAGAGGTTTCCGGCACCTCTAATGAGGAAATGTCCCGCGTTGTGGATCTGTGGGGCAGAATGCTTCGAGCCATCGAATCTGGTGATTTCAGCGACGTGGATACTGAGATCGATTGGGTAATTAAAAAGAAGCTGATTGATCGTTTCATTCAGCGCGGGAATTTGGATTTGGATGATCCAAAACTTGCCCAAGTGGATTTGACTTATCACGATATTCGACCAGGTAGAGGCTTATTTAGCGTGCTGCAAAACCGGGGCATGATTAAGCGCTGGACTACCGATGAAGCCATTGCAGCTGCCATTGATACTGCACCTGAAACAACAAGGGCTCATTTACGCGGGCGGATCCTTAAAACTGCGGATAGTCTGGGAGTACCTGTGACTGTCGATTGGATGCGTCACAAGGTCAATCGTCCGGAGCCGCAATCTGTGGAATTAGGGGATCCTTTTGCCGTGGAGAACTCCGAGGTTGATCAGTTGATTGAGTATATGACCGTTAATGCGGACAGCTATCGCAGTTAG